A genome region from Chthoniobacterales bacterium includes the following:
- a CDS encoding DNA-formamidopyrimidine glycosylase family protein, producing the protein MPELAEVEWFRKRWSPGIGDKILRVHLHGAKRIFRGSTETEIKDALTGATLLSSERSAKQMLFRFSTATLGIHLGMTGELFSAESDFTPEKHDHLVLYQKKRALVFRDFRLFGRVRFSPGTADPQWWSELPEELSHRSFSVIKLGKILERRGKAPLKAVLLMQEFFPGIGNWMADEILWRAGLPPDRRSGGLDSNSIEKLHREIRQVIKVSLKTIGDAEGNEPGDPPADWLFHQRWTAKGICPKHGTPLSTATVGGRTTRWCPICQPPTA; encoded by the coding sequence ATGCCCGAACTCGCTGAAGTCGAATGGTTTCGCAAACGCTGGTCGCCCGGCATCGGCGACAAAATCCTCCGCGTCCATCTGCACGGCGCGAAACGCATTTTTCGAGGTTCGACTGAGACTGAAATCAAAGACGCGCTGACTGGCGCGACGCTGCTCAGTTCCGAGCGGAGTGCGAAGCAAATGTTGTTTCGTTTCTCCACCGCGACGCTGGGAATTCACCTCGGAATGACGGGCGAACTTTTTTCAGCAGAGTCCGATTTCACCCCGGAAAAGCACGATCACCTCGTGCTCTACCAGAAGAAACGTGCGCTGGTTTTCCGCGACTTCCGACTCTTCGGACGCGTCCGTTTTTCTCCGGGCACCGCCGATCCCCAGTGGTGGAGCGAGCTGCCCGAGGAACTTTCTCATCGGAGTTTCAGTGTTATCAAGCTGGGCAAAATCTTGGAGCGTCGCGGCAAGGCTCCGCTCAAGGCCGTGCTCCTGATGCAGGAATTTTTCCCCGGCATCGGCAATTGGATGGCCGACGAAATTCTCTGGCGCGCCGGTTTGCCGCCCGACCGCCGCTCCGGTGGACTCGACTCTAACTCGATTGAAAAGTTGCACCGCGAGATCCGGCAAGTCATCAAAGTCTCCCTCAAAACCATCGGCGACGCCGAAGGCAACGAACCCGGCGACCCGCCTGCCGACTGGCTGTTTCACCAACGCTGGACCGCTAAAGGCATCTGCCCAAAACAC
- the tadA gene encoding tRNA adenosine(34) deaminase TadA, with amino-acid sequence MNDPEPIIDLASDLYFMGEALRQAHRAGEADEVPIGAVVVREGKIIARASNQVETLKDATAHAEMLAITQAESVLDDWRLADCDLYVTKEPCPMCAGALVHARLRRVIFGCGDAKGGAAGGLLNLLQMPQLNHRCEITSGVRQDECRSLLQDFFLEKRNASKTSRADARTR; translated from the coding sequence GTGAATGACCCCGAGCCCATCATCGACCTCGCGAGCGACCTCTATTTCATGGGCGAAGCCCTCCGCCAGGCGCATCGGGCGGGCGAGGCCGACGAAGTGCCCATCGGCGCGGTGGTCGTTCGCGAGGGAAAAATCATCGCCCGTGCGTCGAATCAGGTCGAGACCTTGAAAGACGCCACGGCTCACGCCGAAATGCTGGCGATCACCCAGGCCGAGAGCGTGCTCGACGATTGGCGGCTGGCCGACTGCGATCTTTATGTGACGAAAGAACCCTGCCCGATGTGCGCCGGCGCGCTGGTTCACGCCCGACTCCGTCGGGTGATTTTCGGCTGCGGCGATGCCAAAGGCGGTGCGGCGGGCGGTCTCCTTAACCTCCTGCAAATGCCCCAGCTCAACCACCGTTGCGAGATCACGAGCGGCGTGCGCCAGGATGAATGCCGGTCACTCTTGCAGGATTTCTTCCTCGAAAAACGCAACGCCTCCAAAACATCCCGCGCCGATGCCCGAACTCGCTGA
- the rpe gene encoding ribulose-phosphate 3-epimerase, with protein sequence MKPVLIAPSILASNFGKLAEEVRSAEAAGADWLHLDVMDGHFVDNISFGPAFVQAAHTAATVPVDVHLMISRPDHYLTRFTGIAKNISVHVEAEHDVSQTLAAIRKAGCTAGLAISPPTQIEMVRPFLAEIDLLLVMTVNPGYGGQPFIPEMLAKVEQLAAWRAELGLDFHIEVDGGINASTSRMCRESGANVMVAGSSVFGAADRTAAVAELRKPL encoded by the coding sequence ATGAAACCCGTTCTCATCGCCCCGAGCATCTTGGCTTCCAACTTTGGGAAACTGGCCGAGGAAGTGCGCAGCGCGGAGGCGGCCGGAGCCGACTGGTTGCATCTCGATGTGATGGACGGCCATTTCGTGGATAACATTTCGTTTGGACCCGCCTTTGTGCAGGCTGCGCACACGGCGGCGACGGTGCCGGTGGATGTGCATCTGATGATTTCGCGGCCCGATCATTATCTGACTCGATTCACCGGCATCGCGAAAAATATCTCGGTGCATGTTGAGGCGGAGCACGATGTTAGTCAGACGCTCGCTGCGATCCGCAAGGCAGGTTGCACGGCGGGACTGGCAATTAGTCCACCGACGCAGATTGAAATGGTGCGACCATTTTTGGCGGAGATCGATTTGCTCCTCGTGATGACAGTGAATCCCGGCTACGGCGGGCAGCCGTTCATCCCGGAAATGCTGGCCAAAGTGGAGCAACTCGCCGCGTGGCGGGCGGAGTTGGGGTTGGATTTCCACATCGAAGTGGATGGCGGCATCAATGCGAGCACGAGTCGAATGTGCCGCGAGTCGGGTGCGAATGTGATGGTGGCCGGCAGTTCGGTTTTTGGCGCGGCGGACCGCACGGCAGCCGTGGCGGAATTACGCAAACCGTTATGA
- a CDS encoding mechanosensitive ion channel family protein, with the protein MNFLAVTGDAWKPGNGVASVLAGVLIYLLVHLIGQILKKRTGVRLGLTYEIFAATLAIIAGSLVYEPGHAISVGLKSIAQLTGAFVITAIVNRYFWEIYFIRSGKPAAPKFFSQVFSLIVIVAALVLIVTANFQEGSNLVKTVLTTGGVLALTIGLALQDLLGNIIAGFAIHFGQPFKLGDWLILDNTHVEVMEINWRSTRCRTNDDTYLDVPNASITKQTVMNLYYPDRVHAIRVYVSLEYDTPPNLAKDCLLRAALGAQGVMATPKPVIYLKEFADSSINYEIKAFIMDHSKYPVIMDAIRTNIWYELKRKKLTIPFPQRVLQVNRPVKAAPENFSNEVIEVLRKQDSFSFLTPVQLRRLTEGCQAIFYGRNEKIIQQGEPGESMFVILSGSVSVLVECDAVSTEVAVMKEGACFGEMSLLTGEKRSATVIAVEDSLVVELCKESMSRLLKENVRVVEKLGELLANRKLTNETQLAATKGKGGRVATARSLKASFLSQLKAFFDL; encoded by the coding sequence ATGAATTTCCTCGCCGTCACCGGGGATGCATGGAAGCCAGGCAACGGCGTGGCGTCGGTGCTGGCGGGAGTGCTGATTTATCTGCTGGTGCATCTCATCGGGCAGATTCTGAAAAAACGCACTGGAGTGCGGCTCGGCCTGACCTATGAAATCTTTGCCGCCACGCTCGCCATCATCGCCGGGTCGCTGGTTTACGAACCGGGTCATGCGATTTCAGTCGGATTAAAGTCGATTGCACAGCTCACCGGAGCGTTTGTCATCACGGCCATCGTGAACCGCTACTTCTGGGAGATTTATTTCATCCGGAGCGGGAAACCGGCGGCGCCAAAATTTTTCAGCCAGGTCTTCTCCTTGATCGTCATCGTAGCGGCGCTGGTTCTAATCGTCACGGCCAATTTCCAAGAAGGGTCCAATCTTGTAAAAACTGTGCTCACCACAGGCGGCGTCCTCGCGCTGACCATCGGTCTCGCGCTCCAGGATTTGCTGGGGAACATCATAGCCGGGTTTGCGATTCATTTTGGCCAGCCGTTCAAGCTAGGCGACTGGCTCATCCTCGACAACACACACGTCGAAGTCATGGAGATCAACTGGCGCTCGACTCGTTGCCGGACCAACGACGACACCTATCTCGATGTGCCGAACGCGAGCATCACCAAGCAGACGGTGATGAACCTTTATTACCCCGACCGCGTCCACGCGATTCGCGTCTATGTGTCTTTGGAATACGACACGCCGCCGAACCTGGCGAAAGATTGCCTGCTGCGCGCGGCGCTGGGTGCGCAAGGCGTAATGGCGACGCCGAAACCGGTGATTTACCTGAAGGAATTTGCCGACTCGAGCATCAATTATGAGATCAAGGCGTTCATCATGGATCACTCGAAATACCCTGTGATCATGGACGCAATCAGGACAAACATCTGGTATGAATTGAAGCGGAAAAAACTAACGATTCCATTTCCTCAGCGTGTGTTGCAGGTGAATCGTCCGGTGAAGGCGGCACCCGAGAATTTCTCGAATGAAGTGATCGAGGTCTTGAGAAAGCAGGACTCGTTTTCGTTCCTGACTCCGGTGCAACTCCGCCGCCTGACTGAGGGCTGCCAGGCGATATTTTATGGACGGAATGAGAAAATCATCCAGCAAGGCGAGCCGGGCGAATCGATGTTCGTCATTCTTTCCGGGAGTGTGAGCGTGCTGGTGGAATGCGACGCTGTGAGCACTGAAGTCGCGGTGATGAAAGAGGGCGCGTGCTTCGGCGAAATGTCGTTGCTGACCGGGGAAAAACGCAGCGCGACGGTCATTGCCGTGGAGGATTCGCTGGTCGTCGAGCTCTGCAAGGAAAGCATGTCGCGGCTTTTGAAAGAGAACGTCCGCGTCGTGGAAAAGCTCGGAGAACTTCTGGCCAACCGGAAATTAACCAACGAAACCCAACTCGCCGCAACGAAGGGCAAAGGCGGCCGGGTGGCGACCGCGCGCAGCCTGAAGGCGTCGTTCCTGAGTCAGCTCAAGGCGTTTTTTGACCTCTAG
- the rpiB gene encoding ribose 5-phosphate isomerase B encodes MKIAIGSDHAGFHYKKAIIAMLEADGHEVKNFGTFSTEPVDYPKFIRPVAEAVAAGDYERGIVLGGSGNGEAITANRTRGIRCGLCWNTESAVLTRRHNDANVLSLGERMISLELALEIVRIFLTTPFEGGRHIDRIRQIDELA; translated from the coding sequence ATGAAAATCGCCATCGGATCGGACCACGCCGGGTTTCACTACAAGAAGGCGATCATCGCCATGCTGGAGGCGGACGGGCACGAGGTGAAAAATTTCGGGACGTTTTCGACCGAGCCAGTGGATTACCCGAAATTCATCCGTCCAGTCGCTGAGGCAGTGGCCGCAGGCGACTACGAGCGCGGCATCGTGCTTGGCGGCTCGGGAAATGGCGAGGCGATCACGGCGAATCGCACGCGGGGCATTCGTTGCGGGCTCTGCTGGAACACCGAGAGCGCCGTGCTCACCCGCCGACACAACGACGCCAATGTTCTCTCACTCGGCGAACGCATGATATCACTGGAACTCGCCCTGGAGATTGTGCGGATTTTTCTGACAACGCCATTTGAGGGAGGTCGCCACATCGACCGCATTCGGCAGATCGACGAGTTGGCCTAG
- the rplU gene encoding 50S ribosomal protein L21 — MAYAIIKTGGKQYRVTPGQYFDIEKLDVAVGEKTTFSEVLFHSDGSKLTYGSPSIAGATVVAEILDQHKDKKVIAYKYKRRKGYHRTVGHRRKLTRVKIESISL; from the coding sequence ATGGCTTACGCAATCATCAAAACTGGCGGCAAACAATACCGCGTGACTCCCGGGCAATATTTCGACATCGAGAAGTTGGACGTTGCCGTGGGCGAAAAAACCACTTTTTCCGAAGTCCTCTTCCATTCCGATGGAAGCAAGCTGACCTACGGCTCCCCGAGCATCGCCGGCGCGACCGTCGTGGCCGAAATCCTCGACCAGCACAAGGATAAAAAAGTGATTGCCTACAAATACAAACGCCGTAAAGGTTACCACCGCACTGTGGGACATCGCCGGAAATTGACCCGGGTCAAAATCGAATCCATCTCCCTGTAA
- the rpmA gene encoding 50S ribosomal protein L27, giving the protein MAHKKGQGSVKNGRDSVSKRLGVKKFGSESVVAGNIILRQRGTKFHPGKNVGLGRDYTIFALTDGVVRFDRDGRRVNVDPVLETVSSN; this is encoded by the coding sequence ATGGCACATAAAAAAGGACAAGGCAGCGTTAAGAACGGCCGCGACAGCGTCAGCAAGCGTCTCGGCGTCAAAAAATTTGGCAGTGAATCCGTCGTGGCGGGCAACATCATCCTGCGCCAGCGTGGCACCAAGTTTCATCCCGGCAAAAACGTCGGGTTGGGACGTGATTACACGATTTTTGCGCTCACCGATGGTGTGGTTCGTTTCGACCGCGATGGTCGTCGTGTAAACGTCGATCCAGTGCTGGAAACCGTTTCCTCCAACTAA
- a CDS encoding NCS2 family permease, protein MLEQFFQLQKNGTTIRREVMAGLTTFAAMAYILAVNPSILSVTGMDRGALITATALASAIMTLAMALLTNYPLALAPGMGLNAFFAFTVCGAMKIPWQAALGMVFWGGVVFLLLSITGIRQKLVDAIPMELKLAITCGIGLFIAFIGLRNGGIIVGHPATLVGLGNFHQPSPWLVLGGLIFTAALVAKKVRGAVVLGILAVTIACLFAGITAHPSSLVAWPASLAPTFLKLDLSFLWTHSAVAIPIVLSFLFVDLFDNMGTLIGVCNRAGLLDRNGSLPKIGRAFTADASAAMIGSCLGTSTVTTYIESAAGVEEGARTGFSSVIVALCFLLALLLHPLIAIIPAVATAPALIIVGIFMMQGVLDIDLRDFSKAVPAVITMIAMPLTFSISEGIALGFLVYAGLKLCLGRAREVTPLAWILAALFLAHFIYQGVDAAT, encoded by the coding sequence ATGCTAGAGCAATTTTTTCAGCTCCAGAAAAACGGCACCACCATCCGCCGCGAAGTGATGGCTGGTCTCACGACCTTCGCCGCGATGGCCTACATTCTCGCGGTGAATCCCTCGATTTTGTCCGTCACCGGAATGGATCGGGGCGCACTCATCACCGCGACAGCACTCGCCTCGGCCATCATGACGCTCGCGATGGCGCTGCTCACCAACTACCCGCTGGCTCTCGCCCCGGGCATGGGTCTGAATGCGTTCTTCGCCTTCACCGTCTGCGGAGCGATGAAAATCCCCTGGCAGGCCGCGCTCGGCATGGTCTTCTGGGGCGGAGTTGTGTTTCTCCTGCTCTCGATCACCGGCATTCGCCAAAAACTGGTGGACGCCATTCCGATGGAACTCAAACTCGCCATCACCTGCGGCATCGGGTTGTTCATCGCCTTCATCGGCTTGAGAAATGGCGGCATCATCGTGGGCCATCCGGCAACGCTCGTCGGCTTGGGAAATTTCCATCAGCCCAGTCCATGGCTTGTGCTCGGCGGACTGATTTTCACCGCCGCCTTGGTCGCGAAAAAAGTCCGAGGTGCCGTCGTCTTGGGAATTCTCGCCGTAACTATCGCGTGCCTTTTTGCTGGCATCACGGCGCATCCATCTTCCTTGGTCGCCTGGCCCGCATCGCTCGCGCCGACTTTTCTCAAACTCGACCTCTCGTTTCTCTGGACGCATTCGGCAGTCGCCATTCCCATTGTCCTGAGTTTTCTCTTCGTCGATCTTTTCGACAACATGGGGACTTTGATCGGTGTCTGCAACCGGGCCGGTTTGCTCGATCGGAATGGAAGTCTGCCCAAAATCGGCCGCGCCTTCACCGCCGATGCAAGTGCCGCGATGATCGGTTCCTGCCTCGGGACTTCCACAGTGACGACTTACATCGAGTCCGCCGCCGGCGTCGAGGAAGGCGCGCGCACCGGTTTCTCGAGCGTCATCGTGGCGCTCTGTTTTTTGCTCGCGCTCTTGTTGCATCCGCTCATCGCCATCATTCCAGCCGTAGCCACCGCGCCAGCCTTGATCATCGTGGGAATTTTCATGATGCAAGGCGTCCTCGACATCGATCTGAGGGATTTTAGCAAAGCCGTTCCAGCCGTCATCACCATGATCGCCATGCCGCTGACCTTCAGCATCAGCGAAGGCATCGCGCTCGGCTTCCTCGTTTATGCCGGTCTGAAACTCTGCCTCGGTCGGGCGAGGGAGGTGACTCCGCTGGCGTGGATCTTGGCGGCTTTGTTTCTGGCCCATTTCATTTATCAAGGCGTGGACGCGGCGACATGA
- the nifS gene encoding cysteine desulfurase NifS has translation MSIQPKDIIYLDNNGTTAVDPAVVAEMMPYLTDFYGNPSSAYSFGTQVKEAIEVARAKVATLLGCAPPEIIFTSCGTESNNAAIQSALLIDPDRQHVVTSAVEHSAIIKHGEALARRGIEVTWLPVDSSGQIDLDDLRNAVRDDTAIVSLMWANNETGVLFPIEEAAALARAKGALFHTDAVQAVGKIPIKLADSKINFLSVSGHKLHCPKGVGVLYANRKSRFNSYLIGGGQENGKRAGTENVPYIVALGKAAELAGAAMAEENIEVKALRDHFENTLLATLDGIEVNGDRENRLPNTSNIAISGVESEALLILLDQRGICCSGGSACTTGQLTPSHVLMAMGFSVDRARSSVRFSFSRYNTRAEVDRALEIVIAAIEKLRSLTVVPA, from the coding sequence GTGAGCATCCAACCGAAAGACATCATTTACCTCGATAATAACGGAACGACCGCCGTCGATCCTGCCGTGGTCGCCGAAATGATGCCTTATCTGACCGATTTTTATGGCAATCCGAGCAGCGCCTACAGCTTCGGCACCCAGGTGAAGGAAGCCATCGAAGTCGCCCGTGCCAAGGTTGCCACGCTGCTCGGCTGCGCTCCGCCGGAAATCATTTTCACCTCCTGCGGCACGGAATCGAACAACGCGGCCATCCAGTCCGCCCTGCTGATCGACCCGGATCGCCAGCACGTCGTCACGAGCGCCGTCGAGCACAGCGCCATCATCAAACACGGCGAAGCGCTGGCCCGTCGCGGCATTGAAGTCACGTGGCTGCCAGTCGATTCCAGCGGGCAAATTGATCTCGACGACTTGAGAAACGCCGTCCGCGACGACACTGCGATTGTGTCCCTCATGTGGGCCAACAACGAAACTGGCGTCCTCTTTCCCATCGAGGAAGCCGCCGCCCTCGCTCGTGCCAAAGGCGCTCTCTTCCATACCGACGCCGTGCAGGCCGTGGGAAAAATCCCCATCAAACTAGCCGACTCGAAGATTAATTTCCTCTCCGTCTCCGGCCACAAACTGCATTGCCCGAAAGGCGTCGGCGTTCTCTATGCCAACCGCAAATCCCGCTTTAACTCGTATCTGATCGGCGGCGGCCAGGAAAACGGCAAACGCGCCGGCACTGAAAACGTCCCCTACATCGTCGCCCTCGGCAAAGCCGCCGAACTCGCCGGAGCCGCCATGGCCGAGGAAAACATCGAGGTTAAAGCCCTGCGCGACCATTTCGAAAACACCCTGCTGGCCACCCTCGACGGCATCGAAGTCAACGGCGACCGCGAAAATCGTCTGCCCAATACGAGTAACATCGCAATCAGCGGAGTCGAATCCGAGGCCCTCCTCATCCTTCTGGACCAGCGCGGCATCTGCTGCTCCGGCGGCTCCGCCTGCACCACCGGCCAGCTTACCCCGTCACACGTCCTCATGGCCATGGGCTTCTCCGTCGATCGCGCCCGCTCCAGTGTCCGCTTCTCCTTTAGCCGCTACAACACCCGCGCCGAAGTCGATCGCGCATTAGAAATCGTCATTGCTGCCATCGAGAAACTGCGTTCTCTAACGGTTGTTCCTGCCTGA
- a CDS encoding glycosyltransferase family 4 protein encodes MSRARILQVFSRYEHYGGEEASVTRIGDIMQRAYDVEYFLGSTSDLMRPGVLNKLQLPLRMLYNQDVKKRLLHYQKAGRFDYWQVHNVFPGMSPVVYYLAENLGIPVVQYLHNYRFSCSNGFFLNHGQPCQLCIKGNFFPAFETACWRNNAVYSGAMGFVLSTVRWKELFSKINRFIAISHRQKALHIEMGVPAEKIDVIYHFAEPVEAAAGAQAGGHALFIGRLSAEKGGMHLLRAWQKIQHHERKLFIVGDGPEKQRMEEFCQQNALKNVVFTGFLKSTEQQEIWDNAAFTLVPSIWEEPFGLVVLESWARKIPVIAHRIGALPELISDEQDGLLCNPNSPESLAACMDTFFSDHCMTRDCGMAGYRKLLSDFNANRWLDEIKATYSRLP; translated from the coding sequence ATGAGCCGCGCCCGTATTCTTCAGGTCTTCAGTCGCTACGAGCATTACGGTGGCGAAGAGGCGAGCGTGACCCGGATCGGCGACATCATGCAGCGAGCGTATGATGTGGAGTATTTTCTGGGTTCCACTTCCGATCTCATGCGCCCTGGGGTGCTGAACAAGCTGCAACTGCCGCTGCGAATGCTCTACAACCAGGATGTAAAAAAACGGCTCCTGCATTATCAGAAGGCAGGCCGCTTCGACTACTGGCAGGTTCACAACGTCTTCCCCGGCATGTCGCCGGTGGTCTATTATCTGGCAGAAAACCTGGGCATCCCCGTGGTGCAATACCTCCACAACTACCGATTCTCCTGCTCCAACGGCTTTTTTCTCAATCACGGTCAGCCGTGTCAGCTCTGCATTAAAGGGAATTTTTTCCCCGCCTTTGAGACAGCTTGCTGGCGCAATAACGCGGTTTACAGCGGCGCGATGGGCTTTGTGCTAAGCACCGTCCGCTGGAAAGAATTATTTTCGAAAATCAACCGTTTCATCGCCATCAGTCATCGTCAGAAAGCCCTGCACATCGAGATGGGAGTCCCGGCGGAAAAAATTGATGTCATCTATCATTTTGCCGAGCCGGTCGAAGCTGCAGCCGGTGCCCAGGCAGGCGGTCATGCCTTGTTTATTGGTCGGCTTTCCGCGGAAAAAGGCGGCATGCACTTGCTTCGCGCCTGGCAGAAGATCCAGCACCACGAGCGCAAATTATTCATCGTTGGCGATGGCCCGGAAAAGCAACGGATGGAGGAGTTTTGCCAGCAAAACGCACTGAAAAATGTCGTCTTCACAGGATTTCTCAAAAGTACCGAGCAGCAGGAAATCTGGGACAACGCGGCTTTCACCCTAGTCCCCTCGATCTGGGAAGAGCCATTTGGACTGGTCGTTCTCGAATCATGGGCGCGGAAAATCCCAGTTATTGCTCACCGGATTGGTGCCTTGCCCGAACTTATTTCCGATGAGCAGGATGGGTTGCTCTGTAATCCTAATTCGCCCGAAAGCCTGGCCGCCTGTATGGACACATTTTTCTCCGACCACTGTATGACGCGCGACTGCGGTATGGCGGGCTATCGCAAGCTGCTCTCAGATTTCAATGCGAACAGATGGCTCGACGAGATCAAGGCCACTTACAGTCGGCTTCCATAA
- a CDS encoding PAS domain-containing protein produces MKIPDNLPQPLISVRMSLFAITALVVILTADNLLPYVTITPPLSLLIIGFLALKVRPKILFAWVLLYSSASIVMIYQDRINWTPNSYEVRFATRLLGIIAGNSVALGLSIYRARLEDSYLQILSIFQKIPSPLIVSDNIGNVVTVNEEAVRLCELDAEKMVGDSYFKYFGIGRSKGESIRKYLELVQNPSNDTQRLDIWLDGKKIYLQGSLVILPIASLGGEKWILTTLFPDDGVSSLSNQSGTP; encoded by the coding sequence ATGAAAATCCCCGATAATCTTCCCCAGCCGCTCATCTCCGTGCGCATGAGTCTCTTTGCCATCACCGCACTGGTGGTGATCCTGACCGCAGATAATCTGCTGCCCTATGTCACGATCACTCCCCCGCTTTCGCTCCTGATAATCGGATTTCTCGCTCTGAAAGTACGTCCGAAAATTCTCTTCGCTTGGGTGTTGCTCTACTCCAGCGCATCCATCGTCATGATCTATCAAGATCGCATCAACTGGACTCCCAACAGCTACGAAGTCCGTTTCGCCACGCGTTTGCTGGGCATTATTGCTGGTAACAGTGTTGCTCTCGGTCTGAGTATTTACCGGGCACGGCTGGAGGATAGCTACCTGCAAATTTTGAGTATTTTCCAAAAAATACCTTCGCCGTTGATCGTCTCCGACAATATTGGCAATGTCGTCACGGTTAATGAGGAGGCGGTGAGGCTTTGTGAGTTGGATGCGGAAAAGATGGTCGGCGATTCCTACTTCAAATACTTCGGCATTGGGCGATCCAAAGGAGAATCCATCCGAAAATACCTCGAACTGGTGCAAAATCCATCCAATGACACACAGAGGCTGGATATCTGGTTAGATGGGAAAAAAATATACCTGCAAGGTTCCTTGGTAATACTTCCCATCGCATCTCTCGGCGGTGAAAAATGGATTCTAACGACGTTATTCCCCGACGATGGAGTTTCCTCTTTATCCAACCAAAGTGGAACGCCATGA
- a CDS encoding glycosyltransferase family 4 protein, translated as MHYFGRPDEGYIRFAHQKGMKVVVAELHSGLGSRSSQARWAQKLLKQTCQRLMPAAFLSKLAWEAYRDADAFIALTSWEARLMQEMFGANQKKIHVIPNGVEEMFFETISEVEKKNYLVCTATITPRKQVLELAEAATAAGTSLWIIGEPYSPTDPYYLKFLGVVQQSQGLIRYEGGISDRTKLARIYREATGFVLLSTMESLSLSALEAAACGCPLLLSDLPWARSAFGDSASYAPISDPVSIIKKLKALLSGKIKHAHCAPKTWVEVARQLDAVYRLCSPR; from the coding sequence ATCCATTATTTTGGTCGGCCAGATGAAGGCTACATCCGGTTTGCGCATCAGAAAGGAATGAAAGTCGTCGTGGCCGAGTTGCATTCTGGCCTCGGCTCGCGCTCGTCCCAAGCTAGGTGGGCCCAGAAGCTACTCAAGCAGACGTGTCAGAGACTCATGCCCGCAGCCTTTCTTTCCAAGCTCGCTTGGGAAGCCTATCGGGACGCGGATGCTTTCATTGCCCTAACGTCTTGGGAAGCTCGGCTCATGCAGGAAATGTTTGGAGCGAACCAAAAGAAAATCCATGTGATCCCGAATGGAGTGGAGGAAATGTTTTTTGAGACGATTTCGGAAGTCGAGAAGAAGAACTATCTTGTCTGCACGGCGACCATTACCCCGCGCAAACAAGTGCTGGAACTCGCCGAGGCGGCCACTGCTGCGGGAACTTCTCTATGGATTATTGGAGAGCCTTATTCTCCCACGGATCCGTACTACCTGAAATTTCTTGGAGTCGTCCAGCAGTCGCAGGGTTTGATTCGATACGAGGGCGGCATTTCAGACCGCACCAAGCTGGCGCGGATTTACCGTGAAGCTACGGGTTTTGTGCTCCTGAGCACGATGGAAAGCTTAAGCCTTTCTGCATTGGAGGCAGCGGCCTGCGGTTGTCCTCTGTTATTAAGCGATCTTCCCTGGGCGCGAAGTGCCTTTGGTGATTCGGCCAGTTATGCTCCCATCTCGGATCCGGTTTCGATCATCAAAAAGCTGAAAGCACTTCTCTCTGGCAAAATCAAGCACGCCCATTGCGCCCCGAAGACCTGGGTTGAAGTCGCGCGTCAACTGGATGCAGTATACCGCTTGTGTTCCCCTCGCTAA